A window of the Arachis duranensis cultivar V14167 chromosome 5, aradu.V14167.gnm2.J7QH, whole genome shotgun sequence genome harbors these coding sequences:
- the LOC107487947 gene encoding S-adenosyl-L-methionine:benzoic acid/salicylic acid carboxyl methyltransferase 3 has translation MKIDQVLHMNEGMGEASYARNSLLQQKAISIAKPMIEEAITTLYCNTLPRNLAIADLGCSSGPNTFFVVTQIIKFVETLSQQLNRPSPEYQVLLNDLPANDFNSIFKSIPTFKHELYNEIQANKIGPCFISGVPGSFYGRLFPTRSLHFVHSSYSLHWLSQVPEGIEKSNKGNIYITRTSPKKVLKAYYEQFERDISGFLRSRAEELVEGGCMILTILGRRSEDPSSKESAVHIYELFANALNHLVFKGLIQADQLHSFNIPNYIPSSSELKLQILKQGSFKINRTEVSSVHWTHCGTDNQHKSGAYNVAKCMRAVLESLVLQHFGETIIDEAFRVFQELLADTMSKEKTEFFNITLYLTKQSPSCVCFN, from the exons ATGAAGATTGATCAAGTGCTCCATATGAATGAAGGAATGGGGGAAGCCAGTTATGCCAGAAACAGCTTGCTTCAG CAAAAGGCAATTTCAATAGCGAAGCCCATGATAGAGGAAGCAATAACAACCCTATATTGCAACACACTCCCAAGAAACCTTGCCATTGCTGACTTGGGATGTTCTTCAGGCCCAAACACTTTCTTTGTAGTCACCCAAATTATCAAATTCGTAGAAACACTTTCCCAACAACTGAACCGTCCCTCACCCGAATACCAGGTCTTGTTGAACGATCTTCCAGCCAACGACTTTAACTCCATCTTCAAGTCTATTCCCACCTTTAAACATGAGCTCTATAATGAAATCCAAGCTAATAAGATTGGTCCTTGTTTCATTTCTGGAGTTCCTGGTTCTTTCTATGGCAGACTCTTTCCTACCCGATCTCTGCATTTTGTCCACTCCTCTTATAGCCTGCATTGGTTGTCTCAg GTTCCTGAGGGTATagagaagagcaacaaagggAACATTTATATAACGAGGACAAGCCCAAAAAAGGTGTTGAAAGCATACTACGAGCAATTTGAGAGAGACATTTCGGGGTTTCTAAGGAGCCGTGCAGAGGAGTTGGTAGAAGGAGGGTGTATGATTCTCACAATCTTGGGAAGAAGAAGCGAAGACCCAAGCAGCAAGGAGTCCGCAGTTCACATTTATGAGCTCTTTGCAAACGCTCTCAATCACTTGGTCTTCAAGGGACTCATTCAAGCTGATCAACTTCACAGCTTTAACATTCCAAACTACATTCCATCCTCATCGGAACTCAAACTCCAGATCTTAAAACAAGGCTCCTTCAAAATCAACCGCACCGAGGTATCATCCGTGCACTGGACCCATTGCGGCACTGATAATCAACACAAAAGCGGTGCATATAACGTAGCCAAGTGCATGAGGGCCGTGCTAGAATCTTTGGTTCTCCAACACTTTGGTGAAACCATCATTGATGAGGCTTTTCGGGTGTTCCAGGAGCTCTTAGCCGATACTATGTCTAAGGAGAAAACAGAGTTCTTCAATATCACTTTATATTTGACCAAACAATCGCCCTCGTGTGTTTGTTTTAATTAA